The Spirosoma radiotolerans genome has a window encoding:
- a CDS encoding GumC family protein translates to MNSRSSQSYVPYQVVDSGSSVLRTHILPYLRYWPWFVLSVGLALAGAYVYLLYKQPIYKIQASLLLQDEKRGSGQDNPLKELEVYSPKKVVENELEVLHSSTLMDRVVTNLHLDSQYFRKTKFGKREIYADSPVWLLVEEADPSLYKTPLALSFVNAETVRINDKTYPLNQRLKTPYGQLRVLTRKDVSSKSEPITVQVMPQAAAVGMYLDKLKTEPTSKTSTVIHLTLEDAVPEKGEAVLNSLINEYNQAAIADKNKVASNTLRFVENRLRMVSGELSSVERNVEQYKSTMGITDLSAQAQSFLQTTQQNDAQLNQVNIQLAVLNDLENFISTQSDKRGSTPATVGISDPVLLNQIDKLSQLELQRDEIRQTSGDENPRLQSLDNQIKNTKHNIDQNIRTMKSMLTSSKEQYVAKNEKLENVIKTVPKQERALMDITRQQTIKNNLYTYLLQKREEMAVTFAAAISDSRTIDAAKSSLSPVKPVGIVIYALFGLVGLLLPTAAIAGKGALNTKVSRRGDVEDVTQVPILGEIMSKRQRDVLIVGPNNRSVIAEQIRTIRTNLYIGKGEMDDSQVLLFTSSISGEGKSFISMNLGASMALLKQPTVILEMDMRLPRLHQLFDIDNSVGISTYLNGEATLADILKPVPGYPNYFIIPSGPLPPDPSELLSGPNLKQLIGELREKFRYVIIDAPPIGIVTDAQAIAPYSDATLFVVRHGVTPKESLKILDMLHREQRFQNMRIILNAVGSGHGYHFNNGYKNSYSYR, encoded by the coding sequence ATGAATTCACGGTCATCTCAATCATATGTTCCCTACCAAGTTGTCGATTCCGGCAGTTCGGTGCTCAGGACACATATACTGCCATACCTCCGCTACTGGCCCTGGTTTGTTTTATCGGTAGGTTTAGCCCTGGCTGGCGCCTACGTATACCTACTGTACAAACAACCGATTTACAAGATTCAGGCCAGCCTCTTGCTGCAGGATGAAAAGAGAGGAAGTGGTCAGGATAACCCTCTGAAAGAACTGGAGGTATACTCGCCTAAAAAGGTGGTCGAAAACGAACTCGAAGTGCTGCATTCGTCCACTCTGATGGACCGGGTCGTGACGAACCTGCACCTGGACAGTCAGTATTTCCGGAAAACGAAATTCGGGAAACGGGAAATCTACGCCGATTCACCCGTCTGGCTGCTGGTTGAAGAAGCAGATCCAAGTCTGTACAAGACTCCGCTGGCTCTTTCGTTCGTGAATGCAGAAACGGTACGAATTAACGATAAGACATATCCGCTTAACCAGCGCCTGAAGACGCCCTACGGCCAGCTTCGTGTGCTGACCCGGAAAGACGTTAGTAGCAAGAGCGAGCCTATAACCGTTCAGGTGATGCCCCAGGCGGCTGCCGTTGGCATGTATCTGGATAAGTTAAAAACCGAGCCAACCAGCAAAACTTCGACTGTCATTCACCTTACGCTCGAAGACGCCGTTCCTGAAAAGGGTGAGGCCGTGCTGAATAGCCTGATCAATGAATACAACCAGGCCGCTATTGCCGACAAAAACAAGGTAGCATCCAATACCCTCCGATTCGTTGAAAACCGGCTTCGTATGGTATCGGGCGAACTGTCTTCGGTCGAACGCAATGTGGAGCAATACAAATCGACCATGGGTATCACCGATCTGAGTGCTCAGGCGCAATCGTTTCTGCAAACAACCCAACAGAACGACGCTCAGCTCAACCAAGTGAACATCCAACTGGCGGTGCTCAACGATCTGGAAAACTTCATCAGCACCCAATCAGACAAGCGTGGTAGCACACCAGCCACGGTTGGCATCAGTGATCCGGTTCTGTTGAATCAAATTGACAAGCTTTCGCAGCTCGAACTGCAACGCGACGAAATCCGGCAGACTAGCGGGGATGAAAACCCAAGACTGCAATCGCTGGATAACCAGATCAAAAACACCAAGCATAACATCGACCAGAACATTCGGACCATGAAGTCCATGCTGACCAGTTCGAAGGAACAGTATGTGGCGAAGAACGAAAAACTGGAAAATGTGATCAAAACCGTCCCTAAACAGGAACGTGCACTGATGGACATCACCCGCCAGCAGACGATCAAAAACAACCTGTATACCTACCTCCTCCAGAAGCGCGAAGAGATGGCCGTTACCTTTGCGGCTGCCATTTCGGACAGCCGGACAATCGACGCAGCGAAAAGTAGCCTCAGTCCTGTGAAGCCAGTAGGCATTGTTATCTACGCCCTCTTCGGACTGGTCGGTCTGTTACTGCCTACAGCCGCGATTGCGGGCAAGGGCGCTCTGAACACCAAAGTATCCCGCCGGGGCGATGTCGAAGACGTTACGCAGGTGCCTATTCTGGGTGAGATCATGAGCAAGCGGCAGCGCGATGTGCTGATCGTTGGGCCCAACAACCGCTCCGTGATTGCCGAACAGATCCGGACCATCCGCACCAACCTGTACATTGGCAAAGGTGAGATGGACGATAGCCAAGTGCTCTTATTTACGTCCAGCATCAGTGGCGAGGGCAAGTCCTTTATTTCGATGAACCTGGGCGCGAGCATGGCTTTGCTCAAACAGCCAACCGTCATTCTGGAAATGGATATGCGGTTACCTCGCCTGCACCAACTGTTCGACATCGACAATTCAGTTGGGATCAGCACCTATCTGAACGGAGAAGCGACGTTAGCCGATATTCTGAAACCCGTTCCGGGTTACCCGAATTACTTTATTATTCCAAGTGGACCTCTTCCTCCAGATCCTTCGGAATTACTGAGTGGGCCTAACCTGAAACAGTTGATCGGTGAATTGCGCGAGAAGTTCCGCTATGTGATCATTGACGCCCCCCCAATTGGTATCGTTACCGACGCACAGGCCATTGCTCCTTACTCCGACGCCACCCTGTTTGTCGTCCGTCATGGCGTAACGCCGAAAGAAAGCCTGAAAATTCTGGACATGCTTCACCGTGAGCAGCGCTTCCAGAACATGCGCATCATTCTGAACGCCGTTGGAAGTGGTCATGGGTATCATTTCAACAATGGCTACAAGAACAGTTACTCGTACCGGTAA
- a CDS encoding polysaccharide biosynthesis/export family protein translates to MSKKSITPHLTHWISILAITLSVVSLEGCTSAKKLVYFQGATTTDDTVNIAEPFIPTIKKGDILSVQVSSLNAEASAYFNPVSMAEATAVTAIANPLARTVGYAVADDGTIKLPLIGQLSVVGLTNTKASELITSKLKSYLKEPTVNVRNLNFRISVLGEVSRPALFTIPNEQITLPEALGLAGDLTIYGRRDNVLVIREEGTKRVFARLDLTRRDAFRSPYYSLHPNDVVYIEPGKARVTSVDRAYQLTPVVTGILSLIAIIATRR, encoded by the coding sequence ATGAGCAAAAAGAGCATAACACCACACCTAACCCATTGGATAAGCATATTGGCCATTACCCTGTCTGTAGTATCACTGGAAGGCTGTACATCGGCCAAAAAGCTGGTTTATTTTCAGGGGGCCACCACAACTGATGATACTGTCAATATAGCTGAACCCTTTATTCCAACTATAAAAAAAGGCGATATCTTATCGGTTCAGGTGAGTAGCCTCAACGCCGAAGCATCAGCGTATTTTAACCCTGTTTCTATGGCCGAGGCCACCGCTGTAACCGCCATCGCTAACCCACTGGCCCGCACGGTAGGGTATGCTGTAGCCGACGATGGTACCATCAAACTGCCGCTTATTGGCCAGTTGAGCGTGGTAGGTCTGACCAATACCAAAGCAAGTGAACTCATTACCAGTAAGCTCAAAAGTTATCTGAAAGAACCAACCGTTAATGTTCGAAACCTGAATTTCAGAATTTCGGTGCTCGGTGAGGTAAGCCGCCCGGCCTTATTTACCATTCCAAATGAACAGATAACCTTACCGGAGGCCTTAGGATTGGCTGGTGACCTGACAATTTACGGCCGCCGTGACAATGTTCTTGTCATTCGGGAAGAGGGGACAAAACGTGTTTTCGCCCGTCTTGACCTTACTCGACGGGATGCCTTTCGCTCGCCTTACTACTCGCTTCATCCTAACGATGTCGTTTACATAGAACCAGGAAAAGCCCGCGTAACCAGCGTTGACAGAGCCTACCAACTCACCCCCGTAGTCACCGGTATTCTGTCTCTGATAGCCATTATCGCAACCCGGCGTTAA